A region from the Papio anubis isolate 15944 chromosome 6, Panubis1.0, whole genome shotgun sequence genome encodes:
- the LOC101005004 gene encoding ARL14 effector protein, whose amino-acid sequence MDPCSVGVQLRTTNECHKTYYTRHTGFKTLQELSSNDMLLLQLRTGMTLSGNNAICFHHVKIYIDRFEGLQKSCCDPFNIHKKLAKKNLHVIDLDDATFLSAKFGRQLVPGWKLCPKCTQIINGSVDVDTEDHQKRKPESDGRTAKALRSLQFTNPGRQTEFAPETGKREKRRLTKNVTASSDRQVITAKSKVCDSQGLLIFSGMDLCDCLDEDCLGCFYACPACSSTKCGAECPCDRKWLYEQIEIEGGEIIHNKHAG is encoded by the coding sequence ATGGATCCATGTTCAGTTGGAGTCCAGCTTCGTACTACAAATGAATGCCATAAAACCTACTATACTCGTCACACAGGTTTTAAGACTTTGCAAGAATTGTCATCAAATGATATGCTTTTACTTCAACTTAGAACTGGAATGACACTTTCTGGGAACAATGCAATTTGCTTTCATCATGTAAAAATTTACATTGACAGATTTGAGGGTTTACAGAAGTCATGTTGTGACCCatttaacatacacaaaaaattagccaaaaaaaATTTGCACGTAATTGACTTAGATGATGCCACTTTTCTGAGTGCAAAATTCGGAAGACAGCTTGTACCTGGTTGGAAGCTTTGTCCAAAATGCACACAGATAATCAATGGAAGTGTGGATGTTGATACTGAAGACCACCAGAAAAGGAAACCTGAGTCAGATGGAAGAACTGCTAAAGCTTTGAGGTCACTACAATTTACAAATCCAGGAAGGCAAACTGAATTTGCTCCAGAAActggtaaaagagaaaaaagaaggcttACAAAAAATGTAACCGCTAGTTCAGACAGACAAGTGATAACAGCAAAGAGTAAGGTCTGTGATAGCCAAGGTCTCCTGATTTTTAGTGGGATGGACCTCTGTGACTGCCTCGATGAAGATTGCTTAGGATGTTTCTATGCTTGTCCTGCCTGTAGTTCTACCAAGTGTGGAGCTGAATGCCCCTGTGACCGCAAGTGGCTGTATGAGCAAATTGAAATTGAAGGAGgagaaataattcataataaaCATGCTGGATAA